From one Trifolium pratense cultivar HEN17-A07 linkage group LG1, ARS_RC_1.1, whole genome shotgun sequence genomic stretch:
- the LOC123902145 gene encoding uncharacterized protein LOC123902145 — MMAKIGHDEAPRDNVLILFDILITKFATAKKQPRNCVLSPFSWNLVNMEISGSKKRKLSCIEEDEEKQEEEEAKIETFFALVRSMRETRDRWKNKMSSENVKEENRVVSVWKPMFQLEDFMEDQDADQCRNRKQNRNLTLDGASTSNDINCANNKEDDGEKGIDLKLSL; from the coding sequence atgaTGGCCAAAATTGGACATGATGAAGCGCCACGAGACAATGTCCttatattatttgatattttgatcACAAAGTTTGCAACAGCCAAGAAGCAACCGAGAAACTGCGTGTTGTCTCCTTTTTCTTGGAATCTTGTCAACATGGAAATCAGTGGTAGCAAGAAGAGAAAATTATCATGcatagaagaagatgaagagaaaCAAGAAGAAGAGGAAGCCAAAATTGAGACTTTTTTTGCTCTAGTGAGAAGCATGCGTGAGACACGTGATCGTTGGAAGAACAAAATGAGCAGTGAAAATGTTAAGGAAGAAAATAGAGTTGTTTCTGTTTGGAAGCCTATGTTTCAACTTGAAGATTTTATGGAAGATCAGGATGCTGATCAGTGCCGAAACCGGAAGCAAAACCGGAATCTTACGCTTGATGGTGCTTCGACGAGCAATGATATTAATTGTGCTAATAATAAGGAAGATGATGGAGAAAAAGGTATTGACTTGAAGCTCTCACTTTGA